A DNA window from Hydra vulgaris chromosome 13, alternate assembly HydraT2T_AEP contains the following coding sequences:
- the LOC136089851 gene encoding uncharacterized protein LOC136089851, translating into MASVLHLKSAIISLCANEDIFSSKTISASQWKSIEGAVEILAPLKEATETWSAESTPTINTVADSLYLIHDKIDQFIETDGKNGYGVLYAKNLKSCIEKRFPLCHTGNLLSAAENYLNPALKGLHLKLFKKFQTTKEWLASQVKDNFECQPVARVLSADLSPNSKLKHKLNVRLETQEPTSELNPILSEMCQYEYLPDAKKDFPILDRWKLHSNTFPELSSLARQILAIPASSTKSKRVFSSGGNVVRSSRHNLHPEKVEQIILIRENIVLLEKFGKKNSELIFEKVVYI; encoded by the coding sequence ATGGCTTCTGTCCTACATCTAAAGAGTGCAATTATCAGCTTATGTGCAAATGaagatattttttcttcaaagaCCATCAGTGCATCACAGTGGAAATCAATCGAGGGAGCAGTAGAAATTTTGGCACCACTTAAAGAAGCTACAGAAACGTGGTCGGCTGAGTCTACTCCAACAATTAACACTGTCGCCGATTCTCTTTATTTAATCCATGACAAAATTGATCAATTTATTGAGACGGATGGAAAAAATGGCTACGGTGTCTTGTAtgcaaaaaacttgaaaagcTGCATTGAGAAAAGATTTCCTCTTTGTCACACTGGAAACTTATTGAGTGCTGCAGAAAACTACTTAAATCCTGCTTTAAAAGGACTTCACTTGAAGctcttcaaaaaatttcaaacaacaaaAGAATGGTTAGCCTCACAGGTTAAGGATAATTTTGAGTGCCAACCTGTTGCCAGAGTCCTTTCAGCAGATTTGTCCCCTAATTCAAAACTGAAGCACAAGTTAAACGTCAGACTTGAAACACAAGAGCCAACATCTGAACTGAATCCTATTTTGAGCGAAATGTGCCAGTATGAATATCTTCCTGATGCCAAAAAAGACTTTCCGATTCTTGATCGGTGGAAATTGCATTCAAATACAtttccagaactctcttcattAGCTAGACAAATTTTAGCTATTCCAGCAAGTTCAACTAAATCAAAGAGAGTTTTTAGCTCAGGTGGAAATGTCGTCCGATCATCCAGACACAACTTACACCCAGAAAAAGTTGAACAAATCATCTTAATCAGAGAAAACATTGTCTTGTTGGAAaagtttggcaaaaaaaattctgaattaatatttgaaaaagttgtttacatTTGA